One window of the Marinilactibacillus sp. Marseille-P9653 genome contains the following:
- a CDS encoding ComEC/Rec2 family competence protein, with the protein MVRKKKMTKKQKQQRIQVSVTAFLIALAFFIGLFFGDNPYDANYFADKWQELTREWAMYIPSSEPESSSNGTIRFFDVGQGSSTLYQSEDGTNIVIDTGRYDDSDKRIVSYLDKYIGTGGKIDLLIFTHNDADHIGNGDLVLEYFQVDEVWMNGVDHTTRVYEKLLDAISESDANYYEPKAGETKDIGPFKIEVLNPQEDNRTTDHNEESIVTRTTISKTSVMNSGDASSTVEKQIVEQYRNLKAEVMLIGHHGSKDSNSTEWLNAVDPKVAIIQAGLNNSYGHPHKETLERINHQGIPLYSTMEEGTVTIAVEEDGTFSINKEQP; encoded by the coding sequence ATGGTTAGAAAGAAAAAAATGACTAAAAAACAAAAACAGCAGAGAATACAAGTTTCTGTGACAGCTTTCCTGATTGCTTTAGCATTTTTTATAGGATTATTTTTTGGAGATAATCCATATGATGCGAATTACTTTGCAGATAAGTGGCAGGAACTCACAAGAGAATGGGCTATGTATATTCCAAGCTCTGAACCGGAAAGTAGCTCCAATGGAACGATTCGCTTTTTTGATGTTGGCCAAGGCTCTTCCACATTGTATCAGTCAGAAGATGGTACAAATATTGTCATTGATACGGGTAGATATGACGATTCAGATAAGCGGATTGTTAGTTATCTTGATAAATATATTGGCACTGGTGGAAAAATTGATCTGCTGATTTTCACCCACAATGATGCAGATCATATTGGGAATGGAGATTTAGTGTTGGAGTACTTTCAAGTGGATGAGGTTTGGATGAACGGGGTTGATCATACTACTAGAGTTTATGAAAAGCTGCTGGACGCAATTAGTGAATCAGATGCTAATTATTATGAACCTAAGGCTGGTGAGACTAAAGATATCGGTCCTTTTAAGATAGAAGTATTAAATCCTCAAGAAGACAATAGAACCACAGACCACAATGAAGAATCGATTGTGACAAGAACGACGATTAGTAAAACGAGCGTCATGAACTCAGGAGATGCATCTTCGACGGTAGAAAAACAAATAGTAGAACAATATAGAAATTTGAAGGCAGAGGTTATGTTGATTGGACACCATGGTTCTAAAGATAGTAATAGTACAGAGTGGCTAAACGCTGTCGATCCGAAAGTAGCCATCATTCAAGCTGGTTTGAACAATAGCTATGGACACCCACATAAAGAAACACTTGAACGAATCAATCATCAAGGAATTCCCTTGTATAGTAC
- a CDS encoding RluA family pseudouridine synthase, whose amino-acid sequence MMIEWTYKKSEQNTLKSFLQEQSVSKKMLAKVKFKGGQLEVNDQIVRVRELLNYGDVVRMSIPIEPSNPHLIPSYNELDILFEDEHYIIINKPSGLASVPSPTHREDTMANRIRGYVETQQYIHKTVHVVTRLDRETSGAMIFAKHAFAHSMIDQILRRQEIDKTYQAVVSKVLTEKHAYIDGPIGRTVDSIITRMVRDDGKPSLTEYWTEEILEEATLVKVKLHTGRTHQIRVHFAYDGHPLIGDDLYGEDSGRFHRQALHCSKLQFKHPFTNEDVLVEAPLPEDITGLIENLRGN is encoded by the coding sequence ATGATGATTGAATGGACATATAAAAAATCTGAACAAAACACCTTGAAGTCTTTTTTGCAAGAACAATCTGTTTCTAAAAAAATGCTGGCGAAAGTTAAATTTAAAGGCGGTCAGCTTGAAGTAAATGATCAGATCGTAAGAGTTAGAGAATTATTGAATTACGGAGACGTGGTTAGAATGTCTATTCCAATAGAACCGTCGAATCCACATCTGATTCCTTCCTATAATGAACTAGATATTCTATTTGAGGATGAACACTATATCATAATCAATAAACCTTCTGGACTGGCATCTGTTCCTTCACCGACGCATAGAGAAGATACAATGGCCAATAGAATTAGAGGGTACGTAGAAACCCAGCAATATATTCATAAGACAGTGCACGTCGTTACTAGACTGGATAGAGAAACGTCTGGGGCAATGATTTTTGCAAAACACGCTTTTGCGCATTCCATGATCGATCAAATCTTGAGAAGACAAGAAATCGATAAAACCTACCAGGCAGTCGTATCTAAAGTGTTAACTGAAAAGCATGCTTATATAGACGGACCTATTGGTCGTACAGTGGATTCCATTATTACTCGGATGGTTAGAGATGACGGGAAGCCCTCATTGACTGAGTACTGGACAGAAGAGATACTAGAGGAAGCTACGTTGGTTAAAGTTAAATTACACACGGGAAGAACGCATCAGATCAGAGTCCATTTTGCATATGACGGTCATCCTTTGATAGGGGATGATCTTTACGGAGAAGACAGTGGAAGATTTCATAGACAAGCTCTACACTGCTCTAAACTTCAGTTCAAACATCCCTTTACTAATGAAGACGTTCTAGTTGAGGCGCCACTCCCAGAAGATATCACTGGCTTAATAGAAAATCTAAGAGGTAATTAA
- a CDS encoding NAD kinase, giving the protein MRIAIVYNSTEESVKVFKKLRAMLLEHQFILDQKNPSIVISVGGDGTLLSAFHRYAHMLDGVRFIGVHTGHLGFYTDWREYNIGELIESLKSDNGEYVEYPLLDVEIYYNHKPKPTHFLALNESTIKRVDGTLVCDVYIRDEHFERFRGDGLCISTPTGSTGYNKSIGGAVLHPRLEALQLTEMASLNNRVFRTLSSPLIIAPDEWIRIRPIETNDFVFSIDQVVTNETQATELRFKIAEERIRFARYQHTHFWNRVEDAFLGAKKNED; this is encoded by the coding sequence GTGAGAATAGCGATTGTTTATAACTCTACCGAAGAATCCGTTAAAGTGTTCAAGAAATTAAGAGCGATGCTGCTAGAACATCAGTTTATTTTAGACCAGAAAAATCCTTCAATTGTTATATCGGTTGGAGGAGATGGAACATTGCTCTCCGCATTCCATCGCTATGCCCATATGCTGGATGGTGTAAGATTTATCGGTGTGCATACTGGACATTTAGGGTTTTACACAGACTGGCGTGAATATAATATCGGTGAATTAATCGAAAGTCTTAAATCCGACAACGGTGAATATGTTGAATATCCACTATTGGATGTAGAAATTTATTATAATCACAAACCTAAACCTACCCATTTCCTTGCATTGAATGAATCTACAATTAAACGAGTAGATGGAACATTGGTTTGTGATGTCTACATAAGAGATGAACACTTCGAACGTTTCAGAGGAGACGGACTTTGTATTTCAACACCTACAGGTTCTACAGGCTACAATAAATCTATTGGCGGAGCCGTTTTGCATCCTAGACTTGAAGCTTTACAGCTGACTGAAATGGCTTCACTCAATAATAGGGTGTTTAGAACACTCAGTTCACCACTCATTATTGCACCCGATGAATGGATAAGAATCAGACCAATCGAAACAAATGATTTTGTATTTTCCATTGACCAAGTAGTTACCAATGAAACTCAAGCAACTGAATTGAGATTTAAAATTGCAGAAGAGCGGATCCGGTTTGCACGTTACCAACATACGCACTTTTGGAATCGTGTAGAGGATGCATTTTTAGGTGCCAAAAAGAACGAAGACTAA
- a CDS encoding GTP pyrophosphokinase family protein — MDRDWELFLLPYTQTVDELKVKLKGLRSMYKLRKEHGPIEFVTGRVKPVNSILLKSRTRNISLDKLETDMEDLAGIRIMCPFVEDIHDVVKMLKQREDIKVLQEKDYVSHKKESGYRSYHLICEYPVQLIDELKYVLVEVQIRTLAMNFWASIEHSLNYKYQGEFPDEINIRLQKAAESAFRLDEEMSTIREEIKEAQRNFRFKDEQEAFDLNNWKE, encoded by the coding sequence ATGGATAGAGACTGGGAATTATTTTTACTTCCGTATACCCAAACAGTTGATGAATTAAAAGTTAAACTTAAAGGTTTACGGTCAATGTACAAACTAAGAAAAGAACACGGACCAATTGAATTTGTGACGGGGCGAGTAAAACCTGTCAATAGTATTTTACTGAAATCAAGAACGAGAAATATTTCTCTTGATAAATTGGAAACTGATATGGAAGACCTAGCCGGTATTCGTATTATGTGTCCGTTTGTGGAAGATATACATGATGTTGTAAAGATGCTTAAGCAAAGAGAAGATATAAAAGTATTACAAGAAAAGGATTATGTGTCTCACAAAAAAGAAAGTGGGTACCGTTCGTATCATTTAATCTGTGAATACCCAGTCCAGCTGATTGATGAGTTGAAATATGTACTGGTTGAAGTTCAAATACGTACGCTTGCCATGAATTTCTGGGCATCTATAGAGCATTCGTTGAATTATAAGTACCAAGGAGAGTTTCCGGATGAAATCAATATCCGTTTGCAAAAAGCTGCAGAATCGGCTTTTAGATTAGATGAAGAAATGTCTACAATTAGAGAAGAAATCAAAGAAGCTCAAAGGAATTTCAGATTCAAAGATGAGCAGGAAGCATTTGATCTGAATAACTGGAAGGAATAA
- a CDS encoding CYTH domain-containing protein, giving the protein MSQNVEIEYKNLLTELEYEKLIKAFEINKAESFTQENIYFDSKEMVLKENQLALRIRIKDDVAEMTLKSPHEGHLLETNESLTIERARALVEKTVIYPTGQIADLLASYGIDSMTPLYIIAQLRTQRLEKKVHSCLIVLDKSWYGDQIDYELEIESTTSTEGKQFIKNLLTQYDIPERDTPNKISRAVQDQQKRTL; this is encoded by the coding sequence ATGAGCCAGAATGTTGAAATCGAATATAAAAACTTATTGACTGAATTAGAATACGAGAAACTAATCAAAGCTTTTGAAATAAACAAAGCCGAATCGTTTACCCAAGAAAATATCTATTTTGATTCCAAAGAAATGGTCCTGAAAGAAAATCAGTTGGCTTTAAGAATCCGTATCAAGGATGATGTTGCTGAGATGACACTTAAGTCACCTCATGAAGGACATTTACTCGAAACAAATGAATCCTTAACAATCGAGCGAGCTCGTGCATTAGTTGAGAAGACAGTCATTTATCCTACTGGCCAAATAGCAGATCTACTTGCTTCCTATGGTATTGATTCAATGACCCCTTTATATATCATTGCACAACTTCGCACACAGCGGTTAGAAAAAAAAGTACATTCTTGTCTGATCGTTCTTGATAAAAGCTGGTACGGTGACCAAATCGATTACGAACTTGAAATAGAAAGCACGACTTCTACAGAGGGTAAACAGTTTATTAAGAATCTCCTAACTCAATACGACATTCCTGAGCGTGATACCCCTAATAAAATTTCAAGAGCCGTACAGGATCAACAAAAAAGGACTCTATGA
- a CDS encoding DsbA family protein, which produces MSLNNVIEIFLFVNPLGVKSYEAEEVIETFSKERDEKVKIRFVPLLNFKSVKKQLLDEKYNSTSVENRNRLYTDSFNASLAFAAASMQGKKKARTFLMNLQESILNSNGFLTKSMMLDCAESAKLDTDMFEEDLESDLAKAAFTKDQKLAEEMAVNETPACVLFNGSDAECGYRIETTITSSLLHGICSDSTLTTELPDLKNKYKFQMV; this is translated from the coding sequence ATGAGTTTAAATAATGTTATTGAAATTTTCTTGTTTGTTAATCCTCTAGGAGTTAAAAGTTACGAAGCTGAAGAAGTTATCGAAACATTCTCCAAAGAAAGAGACGAAAAAGTTAAAATACGATTCGTTCCACTATTGAACTTTAAATCAGTTAAAAAGCAATTATTAGACGAAAAGTACAATAGCACTTCTGTAGAGAATCGTAATCGTTTATATACTGATTCTTTTAACGCAAGTCTAGCTTTCGCTGCTGCTTCTATGCAAGGTAAAAAGAAAGCAAGAACATTCCTTATGAACCTTCAAGAAAGCATCTTGAATTCCAATGGATTTCTTACTAAATCAATGATGTTGGATTGCGCAGAATCAGCTAAATTAGACACGGATATGTTCGAAGAAGATTTAGAATCTGATCTTGCAAAAGCAGCTTTCACTAAAGATCAAAAGCTTGCTGAAGAAATGGCTGTTAACGAAACTCCAGCTTGTGTTTTATTTAATGGTTCAGACGCAGAGTGCGGATACCGAATTGAAACAACTATTACTAGCAGCTTATTACATGGAATTTGTTCTGATAGTACGCTTACTACTGAACTTCCAGATTTAAAAAATAAATATAAATTCCAAATGGTATAA
- the pepF gene encoding oligoendopeptidase F, with protein MSKTNSLPNREEVSEELTWDLTVIFKSDEEWEDKIKDTEQKVKEISQLQGTLSNGAKAFLDALVSMLDVFQSFGSVYVYAHLKNDQDTSNGTYQAMNDRARLLATKAGEATSWFEPELLTLKEETLNSYFEEEQELKQYKHYIDQLTANREHVLSADMEALLAGASDILSASSQTFSVLNNADLTFPKVKGEQGEEVQLSHGMYGELLESTNREVRAEAFKKMYEVYEGLKNTFASTLSANVKNHNYQASVHKFDSARHRALSGNHIPESVHETLIDIVNEHLPLLHRYMDLRKKLLNVDELHMYDLYTPITGEASLKYSYEEAKQETFKGLAPLGEEYRNVLNQAFDNRWIDVVENKGKRSGAYSSGDYDTNPYILLNWHDSLNHLYTLVHELGHSAHSYFTRETQPYVYGDYSIFLAEIASTTNENILTDHLLKTTTDPKARAYVLNHYLDGFKGTVFRQTQFAEFEHFMHEEAAKGIPLTADYLSESYAEINSKYYGESVEKDHEIQFEWARIPHFYYNYYVYQYSTGFCAATALADKILAEEEGALEHYLAYLKSGSSDFPIEVMKKAGVDMTNKEYIEKAMKVFEERLNELESVLEELKL; from the coding sequence ATGTCAAAGACGAACAGTTTACCAAACCGCGAAGAAGTTTCTGAAGAGTTGACATGGGATTTAACCGTTATATTTAAATCAGATGAAGAATGGGAAGATAAGATCAAAGATACTGAACAAAAAGTGAAGGAAATCTCTCAATTACAAGGAACGTTAAGTAATGGTGCAAAGGCATTTCTTGATGCGCTTGTATCTATGCTAGATGTATTCCAGTCCTTTGGATCAGTTTACGTATACGCTCATTTGAAAAATGATCAAGATACTTCAAACGGAACCTATCAGGCTATGAATGACAGAGCAAGACTGTTAGCAACTAAAGCTGGGGAAGCAACGTCTTGGTTTGAGCCAGAGTTATTGACACTTAAAGAAGAAACGTTAAATAGCTATTTTGAAGAAGAACAGGAATTGAAACAATACAAGCATTATATTGATCAGTTAACAGCTAATCGTGAGCATGTACTTTCTGCTGATATGGAGGCTTTGTTGGCTGGAGCTAGTGACATCCTGTCTGCTTCAAGCCAGACATTTAGTGTATTGAACAATGCAGATTTGACGTTCCCGAAAGTGAAAGGTGAACAAGGAGAAGAAGTTCAATTATCACATGGTATGTATGGGGAACTTCTTGAAAGTACAAACAGAGAGGTGAGAGCAGAAGCCTTCAAAAAAATGTATGAAGTATATGAGGGGTTAAAAAATACATTTGCTAGTACGCTCTCTGCTAACGTTAAAAACCATAATTACCAAGCTAGTGTTCATAAATTTGATTCTGCTAGACATAGAGCATTATCTGGGAATCATATACCTGAGTCCGTTCATGAAACGCTTATTGACATCGTAAATGAACATTTACCTTTATTACACAGATATATGGACTTACGTAAAAAATTGTTAAATGTGGACGAACTTCATATGTACGATCTTTACACACCAATCACAGGTGAAGCTAGTCTTAAGTACAGCTATGAGGAAGCAAAACAAGAAACCTTTAAAGGTCTTGCACCTTTAGGCGAAGAGTACCGTAATGTATTAAATCAAGCTTTTGATAATCGTTGGATAGATGTAGTCGAAAATAAAGGAAAACGAAGTGGAGCTTATTCTTCAGGAGACTATGATACAAATCCATATATTCTCTTAAACTGGCATGATTCATTGAATCACTTATATACATTGGTTCACGAATTAGGTCATAGTGCACATAGTTACTTTACAAGAGAAACACAACCTTATGTATATGGAGATTACTCAATTTTTTTAGCAGAAATCGCTTCAACTACGAATGAAAACATTCTTACGGACCATCTGCTTAAAACGACGACAGATCCTAAAGCACGTGCATATGTATTAAATCATTATCTAGATGGTTTCAAAGGAACTGTTTTCCGTCAAACACAATTTGCAGAATTTGAGCATTTTATGCATGAGGAAGCAGCGAAAGGGATACCTTTAACAGCAGATTACTTGAGCGAAAGTTATGCAGAAATCAACAGTAAGTATTACGGAGAGTCTGTGGAAAAAGATCATGAGATTCAGTTCGAGTGGGCACGGATTCCACATTTCTACTACAATTATTATGTCTATCAATATTCCACTGGATTCTGCGCTGCTACAGCATTGGCTGATAAGATTCTAGCTGAAGAAGAAGGTGCACTTGAGCATTATCTGGCATATCTGAAATCAGGGAGCAGTGATTTTCCGATTGAAGTTATGAAAAAAGCTGGAGTGGATATGACGAACAAAGAATATATCGAAAAAGCGATGAAAGTATTTGAAGAAAGATTGAATGAACTGGAGTCTGTATTAGAAGAATTGAAGCTTTAA
- a CDS encoding competence protein CoiA, which yields MLIAMNEMHRTIFAFEEGARNLKKLYCPTCKQSVFLKKGALKVPHFSHYKKEACESFSEGETMEHLNGKLQLYTILKNYKLNVELEAYLPNLKQRPDILLNIEQRKIAIEFQCSQLPIQKMLERTRNYLKHGYQPYWILGDRFFKNTQMTQLKRSFIRFNPKCGLYLLHYKAEKNRLEIIHSFDKKANRIWNTEKTTISDRNLVQIFLDDFSFTERVSEKRVENFSLYHAHLNLQKQMAYSNPGIRNFASLLYSESESLMSMPIEVYYPLDNQWIVLTEPVEWKYRLLVWVEKHESHQIITEKRLFSYIEELRKQEKLLLSKMPLLQKDYFYQIFMSYMKILVEMKILRELRAKKWVILRPAKRFNNEDEKNLALIS from the coding sequence ATGCTCATAGCGATGAATGAAATGCACAGAACAATTTTTGCTTTTGAAGAAGGTGCGCGTAATCTGAAAAAGTTATATTGTCCAACATGTAAACAAAGCGTTTTTTTAAAAAAAGGTGCACTCAAAGTTCCACATTTTTCTCATTATAAAAAAGAGGCTTGCGAGAGCTTTTCAGAAGGAGAAACGATGGAACATCTTAATGGAAAGCTGCAGTTGTATACAATACTAAAAAATTACAAACTGAACGTAGAACTTGAAGCGTATCTACCAAATTTAAAGCAGAGGCCTGATATCCTTTTAAACATAGAACAACGAAAGATCGCAATAGAATTTCAATGTAGTCAATTACCGATTCAGAAAATGCTGGAGAGAACAAGGAACTATCTGAAACACGGGTATCAGCCATATTGGATTCTTGGAGATCGTTTTTTTAAAAACACTCAGATGACTCAATTGAAACGATCTTTCATTCGGTTTAATCCAAAATGCGGACTTTACTTGTTACATTATAAAGCCGAAAAGAATCGTTTAGAGATTATACATAGTTTTGATAAAAAGGCGAATCGAATCTGGAATACAGAAAAGACGACCATCTCAGATCGAAACTTAGTGCAAATCTTTCTAGATGATTTTTCGTTTACTGAAAGAGTTTCTGAAAAACGTGTAGAAAATTTCTCATTGTATCATGCACATTTAAATCTACAGAAACAAATGGCCTATTCAAATCCTGGGATCAGAAATTTCGCCAGTTTATTGTATAGTGAGTCAGAAAGTCTGATGAGTATGCCTATTGAAGTCTATTATCCACTGGATAATCAATGGATTGTATTAACTGAACCAGTTGAATGGAAGTATCGACTTTTAGTTTGGGTTGAAAAACATGAAAGTCATCAAATTATAACTGAAAAGCGCCTATTCAGTTATATTGAAGAATTGCGTAAACAAGAAAAACTCTTACTATCAAAAATGCCGCTTTTACAAAAAGATTACTTTTATCAGATTTTTATGAGCTATATGAAGATACTTGTTGAAATGAAAATATTACGTGAACTAAGAGCAAAGAAATGGGTTATTTTAAGGCCCGCTAAACGATTTAATAACGAAGATGAAAAAAATCTGGCATTGATTTCTTAA
- a CDS encoding adaptor protein MecA has product MEIEHINEDTIRVKIENTDLEERGITFLDLLGNQKQIENFFYSILEEVDIDEEFQESDAVTFQVMPNNNGLELFISKGAQYREDMEDDLEDDSIIDPVKMLNESLSQNKKEDGVEEYMNAQDTKTMEAVFVFHNFEQMIMMAQEYYLESGLSNLYKFKDQYYLHIVFFIEEMTLKTTDEEIAHALEFGERSRISADVLDEYADKIMDTNALELVRHYFK; this is encoded by the coding sequence ATGGAAATCGAACATATTAACGAAGATACGATTCGTGTAAAGATTGAGAATACGGATCTTGAAGAAAGAGGCATCACTTTTCTTGATTTATTGGGTAACCAGAAACAGATTGAAAATTTCTTCTATAGTATTTTAGAAGAAGTTGATATTGATGAAGAATTTCAAGAATCTGACGCTGTTACTTTTCAGGTCATGCCTAATAATAATGGTTTGGAATTGTTTATCAGCAAAGGTGCACAATATAGAGAAGATATGGAAGATGATCTTGAGGACGACTCAATCATAGATCCGGTCAAAATGCTAAATGAATCGCTATCTCAGAATAAAAAAGAAGATGGAGTAGAAGAATACATGAACGCTCAGGACACCAAGACCATGGAAGCTGTATTCGTATTTCATAACTTTGAACAGATGATTATGATGGCTCAAGAATATTATTTGGAAAGTGGCTTGTCAAACCTTTATAAATTCAAAGATCAGTATTACTTGCATATTGTGTTTTTCATTGAAGAGATGACGTTAAAAACGACAGATGAAGAAATTGCTCATGCACTAGAATTTGGTGAGAGAAGTCGAATATCAGCAGATGTCTTAGATGAATATGCTGACAAAATCATGGATACAAACGCACTAGAACTCGTCAGACACTATTTTAAATAA
- the spxA gene encoding transcriptional regulator SpxA has protein sequence MVTLFTSPSCASCRKAKAWLEEFGIPYEERNIASTPITISEIKSIMRMTEEGTEEIISTRSKAFQQLNVDIDDLSLQELFTLIQETPSLLRRPIVLDEKRMQIGYNEDEIRQFIPREVRALELQKAQRLVALSNS, from the coding sequence ATGGTCACATTATTTACATCACCAAGTTGCGCATCATGTAGAAAAGCGAAGGCATGGTTAGAAGAATTTGGCATCCCTTATGAAGAAAGAAACATTGCCTCAACACCTATTACAATTAGTGAAATAAAATCTATTATGCGTATGACAGAAGAAGGAACTGAAGAAATTATTTCAACGCGTTCAAAAGCATTTCAACAGTTAAACGTTGATATTGACGATCTTTCTTTACAAGAGCTTTTCACATTGATTCAAGAAACACCAAGTTTACTACGTAGACCAATCGTTTTAGATGAAAAACGTATGCAAATTGGATACAATGAAGATGAAATTCGTCAGTTTATCCCTAGAGAAGTAAGAGCTTTAGAATTACAAAAAGCCCAGCGTCTAGTTGCACTTTCAAATAGTTAA
- a CDS encoding lipoate--protein ligase, whose amino-acid sequence MYYVKNERNGQEIVDARINLAIEYYLLNEIELDEPMLLFYINDNAIIVGKNQNTFEEVNTDYVNQHDVTVVRRFSGGGAVYHDLGVLCFCFITKDDGDSFRDFKKFTSPVIDALHKMGVEGAELKGRNDLVIDEKKFSGNAMYSKNGRLTAHGTLMFDSEIEAVVGALRPKKHKLESKGIKSIRSRVTNIKPYLSDEYQYMNAKNFREKLLLNIFDVSEVSEVKEYKLTESDWEKIDKFAETYTANWDWNYGKSPVFDLERSERLSVGTVEVKLNVNRGVIQDIKIFGDFFGLGEISDVEDKLIGKTYEEKAIREAFEEVDINKYFGKVEIDELVNLFY is encoded by the coding sequence ATGTATTATGTTAAAAATGAACGAAATGGACAGGAAATAGTAGACGCGCGAATTAACTTAGCGATTGAATATTATCTATTAAATGAAATAGAACTGGATGAACCTATGCTGTTGTTTTACATTAATGATAATGCCATTATAGTAGGCAAGAACCAGAATACATTTGAAGAAGTCAATACGGACTATGTCAATCAGCATGATGTAACAGTCGTCAGAAGATTTTCAGGCGGAGGTGCTGTGTACCACGATTTAGGTGTACTATGCTTTTGTTTTATAACAAAAGACGATGGAGATTCTTTCAGAGACTTCAAAAAATTCACTTCACCGGTCATTGATGCGCTTCATAAAATGGGTGTAGAAGGTGCTGAGTTAAAGGGTCGTAACGATCTGGTCATTGATGAGAAAAAATTCTCAGGAAACGCGATGTATTCTAAGAATGGTCGATTAACGGCTCACGGTACACTAATGTTTGATTCGGAAATAGAAGCAGTAGTAGGCGCTTTGAGACCTAAGAAGCATAAGCTGGAATCGAAAGGAATTAAATCGATTAGAAGCCGTGTAACAAACATTAAGCCTTATTTGAGTGATGAGTATCAATATATGAATGCAAAAAACTTTAGAGAAAAGTTATTGCTGAATATATTTGATGTCTCAGAAGTATCCGAAGTGAAAGAATATAAACTAACTGAATCGGACTGGGAGAAAATAGATAAATTTGCAGAAACTTATACAGCGAACTGGGACTGGAATTATGGGAAATCCCCTGTATTTGATCTGGAGCGTAGTGAAAGACTATCTGTTGGAACGGTGGAAGTGAAACTGAACGTGAACAGAGGGGTAATCCAAGATATTAAAATTTTCGGAGATTTCTTTGGCTTAGGGGAAATATCAGACGTAGAGGATAAGTTGATCGGTAAGACTTATGAAGAGAAAGCTATTCGTGAAGCATTTGAAGAAGTAGATATAAATAAATACTTTGGAAAAGTAGAGATTGATGAATTAGTTAATTTATTTTACTAA
- a CDS encoding MBL fold metallo-hydrolase encodes MQVTVLGYYGGYPTNDVGTSAYLIQSEGFNLLLDAGSASLLTLEHHIDPLELDAVLLSHYHHDHIADLGVLQFTRQLKKTDKGDRAPLLSIYGHSEDKQAFEKTTLEEVSQGIDYTKESQTSIGPFDVTHLKTLHPVPCYAFRIVERVTGKTVVYTADSGYIEEFIPFAKNADLFITDTNLFKGMERHLVHMTSRECGYIAHKANVQTMVLSHLPQTGDLKQLQKEAAEEAPKTKTLLAEKNLQIII; translated from the coding sequence ATGCAAGTCACAGTTTTAGGATATTATGGAGGATATCCTACGAATGACGTAGGAACGAGTGCTTATCTGATACAATCGGAAGGGTTTAATTTATTACTCGATGCTGGGAGTGCATCTCTATTAACGCTGGAGCATCACATTGACCCACTAGAATTGGATGCCGTTTTACTTTCTCATTATCATCATGACCATATTGCAGATTTAGGTGTCCTTCAGTTCACTAGGCAACTTAAAAAAACAGACAAAGGTGATCGTGCTCCACTGTTGTCTATTTATGGGCATAGCGAAGATAAGCAAGCTTTTGAGAAAACAACTCTTGAAGAAGTGAGCCAAGGAATTGACTATACAAAAGAAAGCCAGACATCAATCGGACCATTTGATGTTACGCATCTAAAAACGTTACACCCAGTTCCCTGCTATGCTTTTAGAATCGTTGAGAGAGTTACAGGAAAAACAGTTGTGTATACAGCCGATTCTGGTTATATTGAAGAGTTCATTCCTTTTGCAAAGAATGCGGATTTGTTCATTACGGATACAAATCTTTTCAAAGGAATGGAAAGGCATCTGGTTCATATGACTTCTAGAGAGTGCGGATATATTGCCCATAAAGCAAATGTTCAGACAATGGTACTCAGTCACCTTCCACAAACAGGAGACTTAAAGCAATTACAAAAAGAAGCTGCAGAAGAAGCACCTAAAACTAAAACGTTACTGGCTGAAAAAAATTTGCAGATTATTATTTAA